caccccccAAAGAACgactgcagctgctccacgGGGGCAGCCCAGAAGTTCCCcagccccgcagacacaggcGACAGGAGGCAGAAGAGAGGACAAAGGTAGAAACCCCCTCCCGCACCTCTCACCTTTCTGGCTGAGaaagcagctgcctcctcctgctggctgctcccggcTGCGGGCAGGGCGATGGCTcgggcagctctgcaggctgttctttcttcctcgatgttatttgtgttttcctccgTTTCCCCGGGCGGGAGGGGAGCCGGGAGGGAACACAGACTGGAGACGGGAAGGGTCGTTCCTGAGGCGGAGCCCGGCAGAGAGAGGCGTGCCGCAGCTGCCTGCCGGCGCCCGCCGGGCTCCGGCGTGCCCGCGGTGCCGCTGGGCGCACGGCCCGTGTCCGCACGCCTGGCAATGCCGCGGAGAACGGCTCGGGgcgcgggcaggcagcccaaaCACGGACCTTGGTCCTTCATTTCCCGCCCTTTCTTGCggccatctttgttgtggccGCAGCCACTTCCGGTCGGTcgccatctttgttgtggccGAAGACACGTCCGGTCGGCTGCCGTGTTTCTTGTGGTTCCCTTCGGGCCCTCGCCCCTCACAAAGGCATCCTTCTTATCTCCTGCCTGAACCTTACCCGACGCTGGCAGCGGTGG
The Oenanthe melanoleuca isolate GR-GAL-2019-014 unplaced genomic scaffold, OMel1.0 S253, whole genome shotgun sequence DNA segment above includes these coding regions:
- the LOC130266808 gene encoding uncharacterized protein LOC130266808, whose translation is MHPSAGNGGGIPCQERGVGRRPPLPASGKVQAGDKKDAFVRGEGPKGTTRNTAADRTCLRPQQRWRPTGSGCGHNKDGRKKGREMKDQGPCLGCLPAPRAVLRGIARRADTGRAPSGTAGTPEPGGRRQAAAARLSLPGSASGTTLPVSSLCSLPAPLPPGETEENTNNIEEERTACRAARAIALPAAGSSQQEEAAAFSARKRFSCGEAAEKAAWHSPPEWASPDWAPAEDGAVAAPCHSCEIWDCLHAGSSTGDWPKGSGWDTAPTGAALAH